The following coding sequences lie in one Rutidosis leptorrhynchoides isolate AG116_Rl617_1_P2 chromosome 6, CSIRO_AGI_Rlap_v1, whole genome shotgun sequence genomic window:
- the LOC139856111 gene encoding uncharacterized protein, with protein MSSKWNDAEKWIINSKHLKNTMQNRTNWGGSELIDPFPECKDLKEIDTRDAYCEQSANDDKRDCSEVRSVSMRDMGTEMTPIPSQEPSMTSTPVGATTPVFSPNSSIPSTPRREPISTSIEPTVIDSLRNTKELSEQEVKVRTRKEILQLGVQLGKMNIAAWASKEDKEKNMSDVERNVLSEESLRIEFEKRAAAWEDTEKSKHNARFVREEIKYQAWQSRQKAKLEAEMRKIEAEVERKRAHAQAKMLKKIVVVRKKSEAKRAAAEAQKSRHAARAAAQAEYIRQTGRIPPSSPNSCCVWS; from the exons ATGTCGTCCAAATGGAATGATGCTGAGAAGTGGATAATTAATAGTAAGCATTTAAAGAACACTATGCAAAACCGAACGAATTGGGGAGGGAGCGAGTTAATCGATCCATTTCCTGAATGCAAAGACTTGAAGGAAATCGATACGAGGGATGCATATTGTGAACAAAGTGCAAATGATGATAAAAGAG ATTGTTCTGAAGTAAGATCTGTGTCAATGAGAGATATGGGAACCGAAATGACACCGATTCCGAGTCAAGAACCGTCAATGACTTCGACACCTGTCGGCGCTACAACCCCGGTATTTAGTCCAAATTCATCAATACCTTCAACACCTCGAAGAGAACCAATATCGACATCTATTGAACCAACCGTTATTGATAGTTTACGAAATACAAAAGAGTTGAGCGAACAAGAAGTGAAAGTCAGAACCCGAAAAGAAATATTACAGCTCGGGGTTCAATTAGGGAAGATGAATATTGCTGCATGGGCAAGTAAAGAAGATAAGGAAAAAAACATGTCGGATGTTGAAAGAAATGTTTTGTCAGAGGAGTCGTTGAGGATTGAGTTTGAGAAACGGGCCGCTGCTTGGGAAGATACTGAAAAATCTAAACATAATGCCAG ATTCGTACGTGAAGAGATCAAATATCAAGCATGGCAGAGTAGGCAGAAGGCGAAACTTGAagctgaaatgagaaaaatagag GCTGAAGTTGAAAGAAAGAGAGCCCATGCTCAAGCAAAGATGTTGAAAAAGATTGTAGTGGTGAGAAAGAAATCCGAAGCGAAAAGGGCAGCAGCGGAAGCCCAGAAAAGCAGGCACGCTGCAAGGGCGGCGGCACAGGCGGAATACATTAGACAAACTGGTCGTATTCCGCCATCGTCGCCCAATAGCTGCTGTGTTTGGTCATAA